The Trichocoleus desertorum ATA4-8-CV12 nucleotide sequence ACTCTAAGCTGGGGGGCACCGACCAGTAAGCAGGCACCGCATTAAGTTCAGCCGCGATCGCCTCAATGGGGGCATTCGCCTCAGGTCGTCGGCTGCCATGCGACAGCAGAACCCAGGCATCTACGGCAGTACTTGCCATTGGAGCTGCCAGAAGCTGATTTAAGTTGGGGTGAGTGCCTAAGTAGGGAGAGACTTGCAAGTTGAGATTTGTCCCTAAAGCAGTTTGGGCTAGCTCCACTTCAGCCGGAATGTCTTCCATCACATGCACCCCTGGTAACAAAAAGAGGGGCACTAGCTGCATCACTGGCGATTCACCTGGCAGCATTGGCTGGGTTTTGAGATGGGTTTTTAGGGCTAAAAGGCGATCGCCAAATTGTTGAATTTGCTGGTGTAGGGGTTGCGGCCCTAGTTCTAGGCAAGCAGTTCCGACTAATGGCAAGTACGGGTGGCAAATCGTGGCTGGTGCGGGTGCGGCAGTGGGTTTCAGCAAAGGCCTTGGTGGCTGAGGACTATCCACATAACTTAAGTGAGGTGCCACATCTTGGCCTTTCTCCCCGCCTTTGTCTCCCAAGCGATAGCGCTGCTGGATTTCTTGGCTCACCAACTGGGCCAATTGTTCCACCGCGATCGCGGGTCGAGGATCACGGCTACCATGAAACACTAACAAGTAGGCAGAGGGTAAGTTCAAGAGTGCGCCAAAAAATTCAGATCTTCATTGTAAATTGTATTTTTACAATCCCAGAGAATTAGTATAAATAGGCGCTATTTGACAGCAAATTTTTACTTGTAACTCCCGATTAACTCATGGTCAATCTAGGTGTCGTGCCCAAAAAGAAAGGTGCCTAGTGGCACCTCAGAAGAGTTTATGAAAAGTTCACTTGGGTCTGCGTTCTTTCAGCACAACTCTTAAGTACGTAAACCTGGCTAATTGCTAGAAGGTTAATTGCTAGAATTGGCTGCTTGAACAAAAGCCAGCGTCAAACTGTCGTGAGTCAAGAAGTGAGCTAAGTGAAACGCTCGATCTTCCGTCTTCAGTAGAATTTGCTCATAAAGATAGCGAGTGGCGCGATCGCCCAGGCTTTCAGCTTGTCCTGCTTGGCGGCGTAGCAACTTAATCAGAGCTTGCTCAGCTTGGAGGTCGTTTTCTACCATTTGGCGGCAAGAGAAAACACCATCAGATTCTGGAGTAAAGCAGCAGAGTTCTGCGAGCTTCGTAAAGCTGGCTACTGGCACGCCACCTAAACCATCTAAGCGTTCGCCCACGTCGTGAGCATGGCCTTGCACAGCTGCGTAGCCTTCCGCGAAGAATTCGTGTAGAGAATAGAATTCTGCACCTTCAACCACAAAATGGTGCTTTTGATACTGCAAATAGAGCGCTTGGAAACTTGCGAGTGCAATGTTTAGCCCTTCACACACAGGAACGGTTACACTGCGTTCCAACAAAATTGGATTATCGTAAACTTGGTCAACAGAACGTAATAAGTTTTGAGTTTCAGACATCGTTTCCCCTCCCGTGTCACTGTCTTCAAGACTGTGAATAAACTCAATCTACCACGCTGATTTTTAGAGTCAACCAGGGGCTTAATTCCTATTAGGAATGATTGTCAATATATTTGAGAATTTGGCTTGCAAAAATTTAGTTCGTACTGCGATCGCCCTGATTCCTAAAGGGTTTGAGCTAAGATCGAGTGAGATTAATTCACAGAAATAATTTTTTTGATTTCTCGATTTCTATCTCTTCAGGGGTAGAGATTAGAATTGATTTATTCCACTTTTCTTAACAGAGTGGATGCTGCATTCAGCTAATTTG carries:
- a CDS encoding sirohydrochlorin chelatase, whose product is MNLPSAYLLVFHGSRDPRPAIAVEQLAQLVSQEIQQRYRLGDKGGEKGQDVAPHLSYVDSPQPPRPLLKPTAAPAPATICHPYLPLVGTACLELGPQPLHQQIQQFGDRLLALKTHLKTQPMLPGESPVMQLVPLFLLPGVHVMEDIPAEVELAQTALGTNLNLQVSPYLGTHPNLNQLLAAPMASTAVDAWVLLSHGSRRPEANAPIEAIAAELNAVPAYWSVPPSLESTVADLVQVGHHRVGILPYFLFAGGITDAIAQLVQRLSWQFPDVELILAEPLGTSPALASLVLDLPLNSAPSYSTPR
- a CDS encoding DNA starvation/stationary phase protection protein, yielding MSETQNLLRSVDQVYDNPILLERSVTVPVCEGLNIALASFQALYLQYQKHHFVVEGAEFYSLHEFFAEGYAAVQGHAHDVGERLDGLGGVPVASFTKLAELCCFTPESDGVFSCRQMVENDLQAEQALIKLLRRQAGQAESLGDRATRYLYEQILLKTEDRAFHLAHFLTHDSLTLAFVQAANSSN